In the Anoplopoma fimbria isolate UVic2021 breed Golden Eagle Sablefish chromosome 7, Afim_UVic_2022, whole genome shotgun sequence genome, one interval contains:
- the cldn15a gene encoding claudin-15a, which produces MDPIVEVVALVLGFISWVMVGVTLPNRYWRTSTVDGNVITTSTIYENLWMSCATDSTGVHNCREFPSLLALSGYIQASRALMITSVVMGTFGLMAALIGVQCSKAGGENSVLKGRIAGTGGVLFIFQGVCTMVAISWYAFNITQDFFDPFYPGIRYEIGEALYIGWCSAVLAIAGGACLTCSCKMGTEEKYPLPYQARGTVYSGAAPTRSQAASTYGRNAYV; this is translated from the exons ATGGATCCGATTGTGGAAGTAGTGGCTTTGGTGCTGGGGTTCATTTCTTGGGTGATGGTGGGGGTCACCCTGCCGAACCGTTACTGGAGGACCTCCACCGTTGACGGGAACGTCatcaccacctccaccatctATGAAAACCTGTGGATGTCCTGTGCGACGGACTCGACCGGGGTGCATAACTGCAGGGAGTTTCCTTCGCTGCTTGCTTTGAGTG GCTACATCCAAGCGTCTCGTGCCTTGATGATCACATCGGTAGTGATGGGCACGTTTGGACTGATGGCGGCCCTGATAGGAGTGCAGTGTTCAAAAGCCGGAGGAGAAAACTCTGTTCTCAAAGGGAGGATTGCCGGCACTGGTGGAGTCCTTTTCATATTTCAAG GTGTGTGCACAATGGTCGCAATTTCCTGGTATGCCTTCAACATCACTCAGGATTTCTTTGACCCCTTCTATCCCGGGATAAG GTATGAAATAGGAGAAGCACTTTACATCGGCTGGTGTTCGGCCGTGCTCGCCATCGCTGGAGGAGCCTGTCTCACCTGCTCCTGCAAAATGGGCACAGAGGAAAAATA CCCGTTGCCTTATCAAGCAAGGGGAACTGTGTACTCTGGAGCAGCACCGACCAGAAGCCAGGCTGCCAGCACTTACGGACGAAATGCTTACGtttga